The sequence AGTTATTGTTTCCGTAGACCCCGGCATAACCAGCATTGTAACCAGCAACAAAGTTATTATTTCCCGTGATGCCGTTATAACCAGCAGAATCCCCCAAGACAATGTTGCTTTGGCCATTCGTACCAGTCGAATCTGCTCCCCACGCGTTATAACCGGCGATAAAGTTTTTATCTCCGGTGATACCGCAATATCCGGCGGCCGAACCAAGCACGATGTTATCCGTACCAGTTGCGGTTCCGCTTTCATCATCACCCCACGCGCACGCTCCACCAATAAAGTTACAGCTTCCCGCAACTCCATAATACCCAGCACAAGTTCCAATAATCACATTCGATCCTCCTTCAGCAATTTGTCCGGCGTTGTAACCAGCGTGGTCGCCGATGATCGTAGAAGATGCGGCACTCGAAAAATATCCGGCGTATGGACCGAAGATGGAATTGCCACTGCCAGTCGTTGATGCGGCGGCATAATATCCGATCGCAGAATTGTAAGAACCGGTCGTCGTTGCTCCCACGAAAGTGCCGAGAAGGAAGTTGTTGTCTCCAGAGTTGCCAAAACCAGCGTGATCTCCGAGAATAATCGTGCTTGAACCCGTGTTGTTATATCCGGCGCAAGAACCACCAATAAAGTTGTTGGAACCGGTGTTACTTAGGCCCGCGCAGAAACCAATGATGGAGTTGCAAGATCCGGTGTTTTGAGCACCTGCTGAAACACCGAGAAAAGAGTTATGGTCGCCGGTGTTGTCACTGCCAGCATACGTTCCGAGAGCTACGTTATAGTCACCTACATTATTAAAACCGGCGCCGTTACCCATAAAGTTGTTTATGTCGCCGCTATTGTACATACCAGCTTGGTCACCAAGAAAAACATTACCCAAACCAGTATTGTGCTGACCAGCACAACCGCCAACAAAAGTATTATAAGAACCCGTGTTAAATTCCCCCGCATGCCAACCTCCAATAAAGTTTTCGGATCCAGTTGTCGAAGCGGCGGCATAATATCCGAGAGCGACATTTCGAGAACCGGTCGTCGTTGCTCCCGCGAAAGTGCCGAGAAGGAGATTGTCAGAGCCGGTAACGGAGCGGGAGCCGGCACACTGACCTGCGATAAAATTATAATTTCCAGAAACACCCGCGGCGCCAGCGCAAACACCGAGAGCGATATTGCCTGTTCCTGATCCTGGAGAGGTAAAGAGTATTGTGCCACCAATACCGTACCCCCCGCTTATGTTCGCGTTCCCGACAACATCAAGAGCTTGTGACGGGTTCATAAGCCCAATACCTACTCGCGCTAGTGAAGTGTCCACATAAAGCTGATCGGTGTTGACCGCAAAATCTCCCGTGGTGCAAAGACCAATGTTCAAATTCTGCCCCGCCACCGGTGTGAGTGTCAGTGCCCCAGTTCCTGTCGTGATTGAACCGGAGGTTGAAAAATTAATTGAAGTTGAATCGATAAGTACCGAACCAGTGCCAACTTTAAGCGCGCCTTGGACCCAAAGATTGTTGGCAATGGTTGAAGTGCCGGTACCATTTACATTCAAAAGTCCCGCAAGAGTTGAACTTGCGGTAGCGCATGTGCCGACAAAATTTCCCGCGGTCAAAGTCCCAGTAAATGTTTTCGCGCCGTTGATCGTCTGCGCACCTTCGGTCATTACAAAATTCGCATCTGCTCCCGCGTCTGGAATAGTGTAAATATGAGCTGCGCCTTGTGCAGCATTCGTGATTAATGTTTGATAGTCGCCTGAATTTGCAGTTGGGCCAAATTGCAGAACTCCAGACAAAGCGGATGAGGGATATAAACTTAATACTCCTTTATTTCCAGTTGATGTTCCCACATTGAGATATGTCTCTACAGTTCCTGAAGAGATGGTCAACAGTTTTCCACTGCTTGGAGAAAGTGTGATGAGACTTCCGCTACTTGGCACAATCGAATTCGCCTTGATACCGTTTGAACCGAAATCTTGCGCCTGCGAAGTCGCGCCGACAACCGCGCCGTTTGCAGTCAGATATGAACCGGCGGGTTGTTTGTTGTTAAAGGTATTCCAGTCGGTTGAGGAAAGTGTTCCTGTCGCGGAAGTTCCAGCGAGTCCGAGGGTCAAGGCCTGACCTGAAATAGTGAGACCATTTATGCTGTTGGTAAGGGTAACGTCGCCGGTATTAGTGCCGGAGAGATTTGAGGCCGACAAAGTTCCTGAGAACAATCCGTTGCCAATAACGCTCAAAGCTTGTCCAGGAGTGGTTGTGCCGATGCCGACGTTGACCGCATTTCCTCCCGTGCCTCCGAGCACAAGAGAATTCGAAGCTCCGACAATTGCATTGGCGCCGATTGCAGTGGCATTAGTGAGAGCAGAAGATGCTACGTCGGCATTGTATCCAATGAGAGTAGTGGAGCTACCAGTTATATTGGTAGCTCCAACGTTGCGTCCAAGAGCAGTATTCCGCGAGCCAGTGGTGTTGTTGAAAAGTGCAGACTCTCCGTCGGCAGTATTGTTGGAACCCGTAGTGTTGCTGTAGAGGGATCCAAACCCGCTCGCGGAATTTTGTACACCAGTAGTGTTGCTGTAGAGTGCAGAGTATCCGTTCGCGGTGTTGTTGATTCCTGTGGTGTTACTCAAGAGTGCATTGTTTCCAGTGGCAACGTTGTAACTTCCTGTGGTGTTGCTAAAGAGCGCACCATACCCGTCAGCGGTATTACTGCCACCTGTGGTGTTATTGTAGAGTGCGCTGTCTCCATTTGCGGTATTTAGGGTCCCTGTTGAATTTAAGGAGAGTGCATAAAATCCGCTTGCGGTATTGCCATACCCGGTGGTATCGTTCCGGAGTGCGTAGTATCCGTTCGCAGTATTCTCGCTACCACTGGTGTTATTAAAGAGTGCATTGTATCCAGTCGCGCTGTTGTAGCTGCCTGTAGTGTTGCTGGAGAGAGCTTGGTATCCTAGAGCAGTATTGTAATTCCCCGTAATACTTGTATTCCCCGCCCCCACACCAAGCAAGGTATTGCCTGTTGCAGTCAAAACATCGAGGACAGTATTTCCAGCAATTTTATACACTCCACTCACATTTGCGTTGCCAACAACATCAAGCATTTGCGAAGCCGTGGTGGTACCGATGCCGACTTTGCCAGCAGAGAAGAAAAGAGTTGAGGTGCCCGACACTGCAGTGCCGGTCGCGCCATAAAAAGCTGCTTGTCCGGTTAATCCGGAATTCACTGTCCCACTCCCGCCCGCCGTAATGCCAAGCGTAGAAGTCGCAACCCAAGCAGGCACTCCTGAAACCGAAGAAAGGACGTACCCTTCAGTTCCGATGTTTCGTTTTGCGAGAGAACTAGTCGTGTTTGCATAGAGAATATCGCCAACAGCATACGTGGTAGTACCAGTACCTCCGTACGCCACGCCCAAAGTACTTCCGTGCCATGTTCCAGAAACGACTGTGCCGAGCGATGAATAGGTCGCCGAAAGATTTGGAAAAGTTGAAGTTGCAGAAGTCGAAGTCGCCGTAAAATATTCTCCAAGAATTTGTCCGACGACAGTAAATTTCGCGAACGGAGTTGAAGTTCCAATTCCGTAATTCAAAGTTGATGGATCGATGTAAATATGTTCGACGGTACAATTCGAAGTCCCCGGCGCGCATCCTGGATCGAGCGTTTCTCCCGGAGCATACGGAGTAATCGGATACGAAGCGTACGCGGGAGTTGCAGTCCAAGAAAAAATCGAGGACGCCATTGTTTCCAGTATCGAAGAAATTTGTATCGAGAAAGGCTGGAGCGTTTCTGAAATTTTTCCAGAAAGTGGGAACGCGTTGAACGCGGAAGTTCTGGAATCCGTGAACTCCCGAATCGCAAGATTTTTAATATCGAGACTGAAGGGAAAGCTCGATTTTTTTTGAAGAGGGGTGCTGTTTTCCGAGAAAAAAGGAAGCCGGTCCAAGACAGCTTTTGCAATCAAAATGACCGCAATTACGGAAGAACTAACCTTCGATAAAACTCGGGGCTTCATTAATAGAGTATTATACAGGAGAAATAGCTCAATTTTTGAGAAAAAATGTGGATAACTCTAGGTTTTTTCACCAAAACACAGAAAATGGAAATGTGCCGAAAACTTGCATTCTTTTTCCAATTTTGGTATGCTTTTCTGAATGATGATTCTTCAGAGTTTTCTGCCTTATATACAAATTATTCTCTCACTTGCCCTCATTGCAGGAATTTTGCTCCAGCAATCAGAAGCGAGTCTCGGAAGCGCGTTCGGAGGCGACAGTTTCAGTTCTGTCCAGCACACGCGAAGAGGTTTTGAGAAAATTATTTTCCGCGTTACGATTGTAATTGCCGTACTCTTTGCTGCATCTGCGTTTTTAGCGCTCATCATTCGATAAAACACAAATATAAACTTTTTTCGAAAGAAAAAAGAATTATTATTTTGGACTTTTTGTCCACCTTGACCCATACTCAACACTTTATTTTACTGTGAACCGCTTTCTA comes from Candidatus Paceibacterota bacterium and encodes:
- the secG gene encoding preprotein translocase subunit SecG — protein: MMILQSFLPYIQIILSLALIAGILLQQSEASLGSAFGGDSFSSVQHTRRGFEKIIFRVTIVIAVLFAASAFLALIIR